In the genome of Mixta calida, the window CCGCAATATGCGTATTCAGACGCTGGCGCAGGGCATTCATCAGCTGATCCGTCAACACGATCTGCCGCGCCTGATGCTGAAAGCTTTCGACGTATTGCCGGAAATGAAGATGACGCCGCATCAGGCGTTTCAGCTACAGGTAAAAGGGGAAGTGGAAACGGTGGAAATCGACCAGATGATCGATCGCGTTTCCGCTAATATGATCCTGCCTTATCCCCCCGGCGTGCCGCTGGTGATGCCGGGAGAGAGGATCACCGAGGCGAGCCGCCCGGTACTCGATTTCCTGTTAATGCTGTGCGCGATTGGCCGTCACTATCCTGGCTTTGAAACCGATATTCACGGCGCCAGGCTGACGGAAGATGGGCGCTATCTGGTGCGCGTGCTGAAGCAGGATGAACCGGCGATACCGGCGGGTGAACGCTGATTTTGCAGAGTTTGCCGCCTTGCCTGACGGCGGGCGAGCAGGTAGGGTGCGACATTGCGGTTTACAAGGCGGCCAACGGCCTGGCGGCCGCATGAAGAAAGCGGCAGGACATGCAGTAAAATCCCGCTCGTAACCGTACCCACTTGCGATAAGCGAAACCCTCAAGGAGAAGTTATGCTGGGCATTAAACAGGTTCATCATATTGCGATCATCGCCAGCGACTACGCGCGCAGCAAGGCGTTCTACTGCGATATCCTCGGCTTTACGCTGCAACAGGAAGTCTGGCGCGAAGCGCGCGATTCATGGAAAGGCGATCTGGCGCTGAACGGCCAGTATATGATTGAGCTGTTTTCTTTCCCTGCGCCGCCAGCCAGAGTGAGCCACCCGGAAGCCTGCGGCCTGCGGCATCTCGCCTTTGCCGTTGAAGATATCGACGACGCCTGCCGCTTTCTGCAGGAAAAGGGCGTCGCATATGAACCGGTGCGCGTCGATCCTTTGACCGGCAAGCGTTTTACCTTCTTCCACGACCCCGATAATTTGCCGCTGGAGCTCTACCAGGCGTAAAATATCCGCTTTGACGGCCATCCTGCGATGGCCGTTTTTCCGTAACAGGTTTCCCGATGACGCAGCTTGCACAACTTGAACAACGACTGGCCGGTGAACGGCGATTGCTGGTGGCATTCAGCGGCGGTCTGGATTCTACCGTTCTGTTGCATCAGCTGACGCTGCTGCGCCAGCATCAGGATCTCCAGCTGCGCGCGATCCATATCCATCACGGACTTAGCCCACACGCCGATCGCTGGGCGCAGCACTGCCGCACCGTTTGCGATGCATGGCAGGTCGCGCTGGAGACGGTGAAAATTGCGGTGAACGGTAGCGAAGGCGGTATTGAGGCCTCGGCGCGCGAAGGACGCTATCGCGCCTTTCGTCAGCATTTACAGGCTGGCGAAGCGCTGGTGACGGCGCAGCACCTTGACGATCAGTGTGAAACGCTGCTGCTGGCGTTGAAGCGCGGCAGCGGTCCGGCCGGTCTGGCGGCGATGCCCGCCAGCCTGACGCTGGGGGGCCATCGTCTGCTGCGCCCGCTACTGCGCTGCCGTCGCGAGGCGCTGGAAAGCTGGGCGCAACAGCATCAGCTGCGCTGGATAGAGGATGAAAGCAACCAGGACACGCGTTATGACCGCAATTTTTTACGACAGGAGATCGTACCGCGCCTGAACGCCAGATGGCCCCATTTTTCTGAGGCGGTGGCGCGCAGCGCGGCGCTGTGCGGCGAGCAGGAGCAGCTGCTGGATGAGCTGCTGGCGGAGTCGCTGCGTGCGCTGACGCAGCCGGACGGCGCGTTGCGCATCGCCGGATTCGCCGCGCTGAGCGAGGCGAGACGCGCCGCGCTGCTGCGACGCTGGATTGCCGCCTGCGGCGGTAAAATGCCGTCGCGCGACGCCATTCAGCGTATCTGGCAGGAGGTCATCTGCGCGCGCGAAGACGCGGCTCCCCGTTTACAGCTGGGGGAATTCGAACTGCGCCGCTATCGTCAGGCGCTTTACTGGCTGCCGCTGCGTCCATCGGTGCGCGACGCGGTGCTGCCCTGGTCTGACGTGCGGCAGCCGCTTTCGCTGCCGCACGGTCTGGGCGTGCTGCGGCTGGCGGAAACGGGCATTGAAATCCGCCCGCCGCGCGCCGATGAAAGCGTTACCGTGCGCTTTCAGGCGCAGGGCAGCTTCGCCATTATCGGACGCGGCGGACATCGGCCAATTAAAAAACTGTGGCAGGAGTGCGGCGTACCGCCCTGGCGACGTGAAAGCACGCCGCTGATTTTTTATAACGATACGCTGATCGCCGCGCTGAATACTTTTGTTTGCCGTGACGGAAGCCCCGCGCCGGGCCATGGTTTGCGCATCGCCTGGCAACAACCACAACATGGAGAATTGCAATGAAAAGCGTGCTGATAGTGCTATTGGCCTCGTTTACCGCGCCTGCGCTGGCCGCAGGCGATATCGCCGCGGGTCAGGAAAAAGCGGCCGCCTGTAGCGCCTGTCACGGTGCGGAAGGCAAGGCGTCGGTGTCGCTTTATCCCAATCTGGCTGGGCAGAATGCCGACTATTTGCAGCATGCGTTGCAGGCCTATAAGAAAGGGGAGCGTAGCGGTGGTCAGGCAGAGGTGATGAAGGCGTTCGTTAGCGGATTAAGCGATGAGGATATGGCGGATCTGGCGACGTATTACCATTCGCTGAAGCCATAATAACGCAGGGCGGGACAAGCCCGCCCGCAGGTTTAATCAGACTCGCTGACGACAACGGTGCCTAGTTCCGGGTGACTGAAACTGGCGATATGATCCAGACGCAGCTCGCGCGTTTCGCCGCTGAGGTCCGCCACCAGATACTCCACGTTTTTACGGGTGATCATATCGTTGGCTTTCACCTTAAGCTGCTCGCCGTTCTTGAGTTCCAGAGCCAGCGTCCACTGTTTTTGGCAAGCGAGTTCCAGACTATCATAATCGTCGCAATTGATCGGTTTGTAGGCTTCATTCGTCAACATAATCGCTCACCATTAAGTTTGCAGCAGCATACGCTGCCTGTTCCCTGACAGAAGAGTCTAGCGCAGAATTCGCCGCTATCTCATTCAGTGTTTTTAACGCGCAACCTATGGCGTCGGGCACGTATCCCAGTTCGCCGCCGCCGATTTCAGCGTACTTCTGACGAACCAAATCACAATATTGCTGCACATGCACCTCCTTTCAGAGCGTAAATCTCCGACTTAAGCGACTATAACACAGCCCCCAGCGGGAAATCAGCCTGTTCACGTCAGGGATTTATCCTGGCGTGCGGCAGAAAGGGAAAGCGGATAGGCGGCGATGGGAGAGCGGCGGCGCAGGTCGCCGGGATGAACAGGCGGTCAAAATAATTGACCTTTTACCGATGGGCGTCACACTGTAGCAGAGAAGAATGCCCGCGTTATAAAGGCCGCGCAGCCGAAACAGGCTGCGCACCACCACTTATTAAGCAAGCAGGATATATGATTGTACTGTCACGCAATGTCACTATCAGCGACGCTGAAATCGAAATAAGCGCGATCCGCGCGCAGGGCGCTGGGGGACAGCATGTGAATAAAAGCGCGACCGCCATCCATCTGCGTTTTGATATTCGCGCCTCGTCGTTGCCGGCGTTTTATAAATCGCGCCTGCTTGACGCCAGCCATCACCTGATCACCGCCGAAGGGGTGGTGATCATCAAAGCGCAGGAGTACCGCAGCCAGGAGATGAACCGGGAAGCTGCGCTTAAACGGCTGGAAAACCTGATTCGGGAGCTGACGGCGGAGGAGAAAACGCGCCGCGCTACGCGTCCGACGCTGGCCTCTAAGCGGCGGCGGCTGGAAGGAAAAGCGCAGCGCAGCGCGACGAAGGCGCTGCGCGGCAAGGTAATATAGGCAATATGCAGGCAATAAAAAAGCCACCGCGTGGGTGGCTTTTATGATGAATAAAACGCTTAGCCCTGAATCGCTTCCACCAGGAAATCCACAATCCGATCGCGTTTGATCATCTGCTTCTCACCGGCGCGGCGCGCTTTATATTCGATTTCGTCGTTATCCAGGTTACGATCGCCCAGCACGATAGTGTGCGGAATGCCGATCAGCTCCATATCGGCGAACATCACGCCCGGACGCTCTTTACGATCGTCCAACAGCACGTCGATGCCTTTGGCGCGCAGCGTGGCGTACAATTCTTCCGCCAGCTCTTTCACGCGGAAAGATTTGTGCATGTTCATCGGCAGAATGGCGACCTGGAACGGCGCCAGCGCGGCTGGCCAGATAATGCCGCGGTCGTCATGGTTCTGCTCAATCGCTGCCGCCACCACGCGGGTGATGCCGATGCCGTAGCAACCCATGGTCAGCGTCTGGTTGCGGCCATCTTCGCCCTGAACCGCCGCCTTCATCGCTTCAGAATATTTGGTGCCCAGCTGGAAGATATGGCCCACTTCGATACCGCGTTTGATCAGCAGCGTGCCTTTACCGTCTGGGCTTGGATCGCCTTCCACCACGTTGCGCAGATCGGCGATCTGCAACGGTTCGGGCAGATCGCGGCCCCAGTTGATGCCGGTAAAGTGTTTGCCGTCGATGTTGGCGCCAGCGCTGAAATCGCTCATTTTTGCCACGGTGCGATCGGCGATAACCGGCAGCGTCAGGCCGACAGGACCCAGCGAACCAGGGCCTGCGCCTACGGCGGCGCGGATCTCTTCTTCAGGGGCGAAGGTCAGCGGTGCGGCGACGATAGACACTTTTTCCGCTTTGACTTCGTTCAGCTCATGATCGCCGCGCACCAGCAGCGCAACCAGCTGGTGGCCGCTCTCTTCGCTCGCTTTCACGATCAGGGTTTTCACCGTTTTATCAACCGGCAGGTTAAACTGCGCAACCAGCTCGGCGATGGTTTTAGCGTTCGGCGTATCAATCTGGGTCAGCGGTTGAGACGGTGCCGGACGCTCGCCTGCCGGCGCGACTGCTTCCGCCAGTTCGATGTTGGCGGCGTAGTCAGATTCGGTAGAAAAGACGATGTCATCTTCGCCGCTCTGCGCCAGTACCTGGAATTCATGCGAAGCGCTGCCGCCGATAGAGCCGGTATCTGCCTGGACCGCGCGGAAGTCGAGCCCCATGCGGCTGAAGCTTTCGCTATAGGCGCGATACATCGCGTCGTAAGTTTCCTGTAGCGACTCCTGCGAGGTATGGAAGGAATAGGCGTCCTTCATGATGAATTCGCGCGAGCGCATGACGCCGAAACGCGGACGCACTTCGTCGCGGAACTTGGTCTGGATTTGGAACAGATTCAGCGGCAACTGCTTGTAAGAGCTCAGCTCGTTGCGGATCAGATCGGTAATGACTTCTTCATGCGTCGGACCCAGCACGAAAGGACGATCGCCGCGGTCGACCAGACGCAACAGTTCAGGACCGTATTGTTCCCAGCGGCCGCTCTCCTGCCACAGGTCGGCTGGCTGCACCACTGGCATTGAGATCTCAATCGCGCCGGCGTTGGTCATCTCTTCGCGCACGATGTTTTCAACTTTTTTAAGTACGCGTAAGCCCGTCGGCAGCCAGGTGTAAAGACCTGAAGCCAGTTTACGAATCATCCCTGCGCGCAGCATCAGCTGATGGCTGATCACTTCGGCGTCGGACGGCGTCTCCTTAAGCGTGGAGAGCAGATATTGAGTAGTACGCATCTGTAAGATTCCAGTTTGGACGGAAAACAGTCAAAGCATGACCTGAAAGTGGCGGTTAGTGTACCAGCGAGTGATGCACCTCAAAAGAGAAGGGAGAACAAATTAGCGCGCATCGAGCGCCACGACTTCGGTCCCTTCTGACGTTACGCGCCAGCGCACGTTAAAATCGAGTAGCCAGACGGCATATTCGCGGTCGGGCTCTTCACCTTTGCGGTAGGCCGGGCGGGGATCCTGCGCCAGCACCTGCGTGATAAAACGCGCCAGCTGCGGATAACGTGGCTCATTACGGGCCAGCTGCTGCTGCGCCAGCGCGGAAAAACGCACCGGCATTTCCGCCGACGGCGCCTCTTGCGCAAAGCCCGCGCGCGCCTGCGGCAGCGCCTCGGCAAACGGCAGGTAAGGCTTGATATCCACAATCGGCGTGCCGTCGACCAGGTCGAGGCTACCCAGTTCCAGAATCACCTGACCTTTCTGACAGCGAACGCCTTTCAGTTCGACCAGCGACATGCCGATTGGATTAGGCCGAAAGGTCGAGCGCGTGGCGAAAACGCCCATTCGCGCGTTGCCGCCGAGACGGGGAGGGCGCACGGTGGGACGCCAGCCGCCCTCCATCGTTTGGTGAAATACAAACAGCAGCCACAAATGGCTGAAGGATTCCAGACCGCGCACCGCCGCCTGCTGATTATAGGGCGGCAGCAGATGCAGCTCGCCGCCGCCATCTTCAATCAGGCCCGGCTGACGTGGAACGGCGAACTTCTCTTTCCACGGTGAGCGAATCACGCCGATCTGTTCAAAGGTGAAATGGCTCATTTACTGTCGGAGACTTTCAGCGCGGTGCCCTGACAAACGGCCTGGCGATAGCAGCCCTGGCTTTCGTTCACCACTTCGCATTTATGCAGCAGGACAGCATTGGCCTTCATATAAGAGGCGCGGATCTGCATGCGCTTACGCGCGGTATTGATATTGGCTGGCGAGCCCTGACGGCTGGTCTGGCAATCTTCTCCCGAAACCTCGCCTAAATCGCGGAACGGATTACTCAGCAGCTCGTTCATATCGGTATAGAGCTTCACCGGCGTTGGGCGCACGGCAGAACGGGTATGCGTTTCAACGGGCGTCGGCCTGGCTGCGGGCGGGGTAATGGGCTTATAGGGCTTATGCAGCAAAGAGCATCCTGTCAGCGAAAGCGCCAACAAACAGAGCGGTAACGCACGCATTAAACTGTCCTCGTTTCTTAAAATTGGCGTTATTGAAGCAAGCAATCCATGAAATGACAAGTTGCGATCGTCTTAGCTGAGAAGCAAAAAGGCGGCCCGACTAACCGGACGGCAAGCGCAGAATACGCTGTACCGGCCGATCGACGGGCCGCCTGATGATATGCAGTAACGCCTGTAAGCGGCGGCTGGCGCTTAAAACGCGCAGCCGGGCGCGGTAATTACCAGCCTTTAACGGCGCCACCGTTAAAGATTTTATTCGCGGCGTCAGCGACTTCGTCAGACTGATAGGCCTGAACAAATTTCTTCACATTCTCTGCGTCTTTATTATCTTCACGCGCAACGATCATGTTGACGTAAGGGGAGTCTTTATCTTCTACAAAGATGCCGTCTTTTGCCGGCGTCAGCCCAATCTGGCTGGCGTAAGTGGTGTTGATCACCGCCAGCGCGATCTGAGCGTCATCTAGCGAACGCGGCAGCTGCGGCGCTTCCAGCTCGACAATCTTCAGCTTTTTCGGGTTTTCCACGATATCCAGCGAGGTCGGCAGCAGACCCACGCCATCTTTCAGCTTGATCAGACCCACTTTCTGCAACAGCAGCAGGGAACGGCCGAGGTTGGTCGGATCGTTAGGAATCGCTACCTGAGCGCCTTCCTGCAGATCGTTCAGCGATTTGATTTTTTTCGAGTAGCCCGCGATAGGGTAGACGAAGGTTTTGCCGACCGAGACCAGCTTATAGCCGCGGTCTTTGATCTGCCCGTCCAGGTAGGGCTGATGCTGGAAGGCATTAACATCGATATCGCCCTTGCTCAACGCTTCGTTCGGCAGCACGTAATCGTTAAAGGTGACCAGTTCGACGTCGAGACCATATTTGTCCTTCGCCACTTTCTGCGCGACCTCAGCAACCTGCTGCTCGGCGCCCACAATCACACCCACTTTAATGTGGTTTGGATCTTTCTCTTCCTGTCCACATCCTGCCAGAGCCATGGCGCCCAGAAGCGCGCTTACCGCAGCAATCTTTTTAAATGTAAAAGACATATCCCTTCCTTAATAGAGAGAATTGATGTTGCTTATTTATGTGTGACTGCACGAACGATGCGGTCGCCACAGAACTGAATGAGATACACCAGGACAACCAGCAATACCAGTACGGTATTCATTACCGTGGCGTTATAGCCGATGTAGCCGTACTGATAGCCGATCTGCCCCAGTCCGCCTGCGCCGACCGCGCCGCCCATGGCGGAATAGCCGACCAGCGTAATCAAGGTAATAGTGGCCGCATTTACCAGCCCCGGCAAGGCTTCCGGCAGCAGAACCTTACGAATGATCTGCATCGGCGTGGCACCCATCGCGCGTGACGCCTCAATCAGTCCGGTAGGCAACTCCAGCAGGGCATTTTCCACCATACGCGCGATAAAAGGCGCGGCGCCGACGGTCAGCGGAACGATCGCCGCCTGCAGGCCGATCGAGGTGCCAACGATGGCGCGAGTAAAAGGGATCATCCAGACCAGCAGGATGATAAAAGGAATCGAACGGAAAATATTCACCAGCGCGGACATCACGCGATAAAGCTTGTTGTTCGCCATAATCTGACCGGGACGGGTGATATAGAGCAGCACGCCGACCGGCAGACCGAGCACAAAGCCAAAAAAGCCAGAGACGAAGGTCATCATCAGCGTTTCCCAGATGCCGCGGGCCAACAACCACATCATTGCTTCAGACATACCCTAATACCTCTACTTTTACATGGTGCTGCTGTAAATAGGCGATCGCGCCCTGCGTCTCCTGCTCGCTGCCGTGCATTTCCGCCAGCATGATGCCGAACTTCACACCGCCCGCGTAATCCATCTGCGCACTGATAATGTTGTTGTTAACGTTGAAGCGACGCGCCGTTTCCGACAGCAGCGGCGCATCCACCGACTGACCGGTAAACTCCAGGCGCAGCAGCGGCACGCTTTCCGCCGTCGATGCAGCCTTCAGGCGCTGCTGATAATCTTCCGGAATATCCAGATGCAGCGTCGACTGAATAAACTGCTGCGCCAGCGGCGTTTTAGGATGGGAGAAGACTTCGCTAACGCTGTCTTTTTCAATCAGCTGACCGTTGCTGATAACCGCAACCTGATCGCAGATGCGTTTCACGACATCCATTTCATGCGTAATCAGCAGAATGGTAATGCCGAGACGGCGGTTAATATCTTTCAACAGTTCCAGAATTGCGCGCGTGGTCGCCGGATCGAGAGCGCTGGTGGCTTCGTCGCACAGCAGCACTTTCGGGCTGCTGGCTAATGCGCGGGCGATAGCGACGCGCTGTTTCTGTCCGCCGGAAAGGTTCGCTGGCCAGGCGTCATGTTTGTCGCCAAGACCAACGAGATCCAGCAGCTCGGTGACGCGCGCTTTTACCGCTTCGCGCGGCGTATTGTCCAGCTCTAGCGGCAGCGCTACGTTGCCGAATACGGTGCGGGAGTTAAGCAGATTGAAATGCTGGAAAATCATGCCGATCTGGCGGCGCGCCAGCGTAAGCTGGCTTTCGGAAAGCGTCGTCAGTTCCTGACCATCGACCAGAACGCTGCCTGAAGTCGGGCGCTCCAGCAGGTTGACGCAGCGAATTAACGTGCTTTTACCGGCGCCGGATGAGCCGATGACGCCGTAAATCTGCCCGGCGGGCACATGCAGGCTAACATCGGACAGCGCGGTAATAGTGCGCGAGCCCTGCTGAAAGACTTTAGTAATATGGGAAAGTTTTATCATTGATTTACTTATTATCTATCGCGATGTAGTTATCCGTGGTGTTTTCTGTTTTTGCCTGAGCGGACCGACAAAAAGTTGAAACGGATGTTAAGGCATCCAGACGTCCAAATCAATCAGAGAGATTCAATCTGCCATTCTCTCTTTTATTACAATCATGCGATACTGACAGACAAATTCGGCAGCAGGAGTTTCTACGTGACGGCTAAAGTACCGGCGGTTTTTCTCGATCGCGATGGCACAGTGAATGTGGATCATGGCTATGTCCATGAGATTGATGATTTTCAGTTTATCGACGGCGCTATTGAAGCGATGCGCGAGCTGAAAGAGATGGGATATGCGTTGGTGCTGGTGACGAACCAGTCCGGCATCGCGCGCGGCATGTTTAGCGAAGATACGTTTATGCAGCTCACCGAGTGGATGGACTGGTCGTTGGCCGACAGAGGCGTGGACTTTGACGGCATCTACTATTGCCCCCATCATCCTGAAGCGGCGGTTGAAGCGTATCGTCAGGAGTGCGACTGTCGCAAGCCGCAGCCCGGCATGCTGCTGAGCGCGATGAAGCACCTTAATATCGATATGACCGCTTCCTATATGGTAGGCGATAAGATTGATGATGTCCTGGCGGGCAAAGCAGCTGGCGTTGGCACCAATGTGCTGGTGCGCAGCGGCAAAGCGGTCACCGTCGAAGGCGAAAAGGCGGCCGATTGGGTGTTGGACAGCATTGCCGACCTGCCTGCACGGATAAAACAGGGCTAAAAACAGGCGTTCTGCACGAAATTTCAGCGAACGATAAAAAAGTTGAAATTAGCACTTGTCAGCCCCGAATTACTCCCTATAATGCGCCTCCATCGACACGGCACAACGGCTTACGCCATGCGGTGTTGAGCGGTTCAGCGAAGTCTGAATCGCCGGAGAAAAACTTCTGAAAAAGGGGTTGACTCTGAAAGAGGAAAGCGTAATATACGCCACCTCGCGACAACGGCACGAAACGCCGGTCGCACCGCTCTTTAACAATTTATCAGACAATCTGTGTGGGCACTCACAGGACGGATATCGCAAAACACATTTGCAGTATCAAGTCTCAGGAGTGAACACGTAATTCATTACGACGTTTTTCTATGAGCATCAGACTTTAATTGAAGAGTTTGATCATGGCTCAGATTGAACGCTGGCGGCAGGCCTAACACATGCAAGTCGAACGGTAACAGGAAGCAGCTTGCTGCTTCGCTGACGAGTGGCGGACGGGTGAGTAATGTCTGGGGATCTGCCCGATGGAGGGGGATAACCACTGGAAACGGTGGCTAATACCGCATAACGTCGCAAGACCAAAGTGGGGGACCTTCGGGCCTCACACCATCGGATGAACCCAGATGGGATTAGCTAGTAGGTGGGGTAACGGCTCACCTAGGCGACGATCCCTAGCTGGTCTGAGAGGATGACCAGCCACACTGGAACTGAGACACGGTCCAGACTCCTACGGGAGGCAGCAGTGGGGAATATTGCACAATGGGCGCAAGCCTGATGCAGCCATGCCGCGTGTATGAAGAAGGCCTTCGGGTTGTAAAGTACTTTCAGCGGGGAGGAAGGGATGGCGCTTAATACGCGCCGTCATTGACGTTACCCGCAGAAGAAGCACCGGCTAACTCCGTGCCAGCAGCCGCGGTAATACGGAGGGTGCAAGCGTTAATCGGAATTACTGGGCGTAAAGCGCACGCAGGCGGTCTGTTAAGTCAGATGTGAAATCCCCGGGCTTAACCTGGGAACTGCATTTGAAACTGGCAGGCTTGAGTCTCGTAGAGGGGGGTAGAATTCCAGGTGTAGCGGTGAAATGCGTAGAGATCTGGAGGAATACCGGTGGCGAAGGCGGCCCCCTGGACGAAGACTGACGCTCAGGTGCGAAAGCGTGGGGAGCAAACAGGATTAGATACCCTGGTAGTCCACGCCGTAAACGATGTCGACTTGGAGGCTGTTTCCTTGAGAAGTGGCTTCCGGAGCTAACGCGTTAAGTCGACCGCCTGGGGAGTACGGCCGCAAGGTTAAAACTCAAATGAATTGACGGGGGCCCGCACAAGCGGTGGAGCATGTGGTTTAATTCGATGCAACGCGAAGAACCTTACCTGGTCTTGACATCCACGGAATTCGGCAGAGATGCCCTAGTGCCTTCGGGAACCGTGAGACAGGTGCTGCATGGCTGTCGTCAGCTCGTGTTGTGAAATGTTGGGTTAAGTCCCGCAACGAGCGCAACCCTTATCCTTTGTTGCCAGCGCGTGATGGCGGGAACTCAAAGGAGACTGCCGGTGATAAACCGGAGGAAGGTGGGGATGACGTCAAGTCATCATGGCCCTTACGACCAGGGCTACACACGTGCTACAATGGCGCATACAAAGAGAAGCGACCTCGCGAGAGCAAGCGGACCTCATAAAGTGCGTCGTAGTCCGGATTGGAGTCTGCAACTCGACTCCATGAAGTCGGAATCGCTAGTAATCGTGGATCAGAATGCCACGGTGAATACGTTCCCGGGCCTTGTACACACCGCCCGTCACACCATGGGAGTGGGTTGCAAAAGAAGTAGGTAGCTTAACCTTCGGGAGGGCGCTTACCACTTTGTGATTCATGACTGGGGTGAAGTCGTAACAAGGTAACCGTAGGGGAACCTGCGGTTGGATCACCTCCTTACCAAGCTGATACCTTCCCGTGCAGTGCTCACACAGATTGTCTGATAGAAATTAACGAGCAGTAAAATCCCGGCAGGCTTGTAGCTCAGGTGGTTAGAGCGCACCCCTGATAAGGGTGAGGTCGGTGGTTCAAGTCCACTCAGGCCTACCAATTCCTTCCAGTACGGCGTTATGGTTCCGGCTTGCATAGTTTACTATGCTTCGCGAAACCATGCCTTGTCCTGAACGGAATTAAAGGTTAACGGTGATTTTACAGTATATCTGGGGCTATAGCTCAGCTGGGAGAGCGCCTGCTTTGCACGCAGGAGGTCAGCGGTTCGATCCCGCTTAGCTCCACCATCAACGTCAGGTTGATGACCACTCCAGAATACATTCACGAATGTATTGTGCAGTAT includes:
- the gmhB gene encoding D-glycero-beta-D-manno-heptose 1,7-bisphosphate 7-phosphatase, giving the protein MTAKVPAVFLDRDGTVNVDHGYVHEIDDFQFIDGAIEAMRELKEMGYALVLVTNQSGIARGMFSEDTFMQLTEWMDWSLADRGVDFDGIYYCPHHPEAAVEAYRQECDCRKPQPGMLLSAMKHLNIDMTASYMVGDKIDDVLAGKAAGVGTNVLVRSGKAVTVEGEKAADWVLDSIADLPARIKQG
- the metN gene encoding methionine ABC transporter ATP-binding protein MetN, producing MIKLSHITKVFQQGSRTITALSDVSLHVPAGQIYGVIGSSGAGKSTLIRCVNLLERPTSGSVLVDGQELTTLSESQLTLARRQIGMIFQHFNLLNSRTVFGNVALPLELDNTPREAVKARVTELLDLVGLGDKHDAWPANLSGGQKQRVAIARALASSPKVLLCDEATSALDPATTRAILELLKDINRRLGITILLITHEMDVVKRICDQVAVISNGQLIEKDSVSEVFSHPKTPLAQQFIQSTLHLDIPEDYQQRLKAASTAESVPLLRLEFTGQSVDAPLLSETARRFNVNNNIISAQMDYAGGVKFGIMLAEMHGSEQETQGAIAYLQQHHVKVEVLGYV